GTCAAGAGATCTCGGCTTTGACGACGCCTGACAACACAATTCGTTCGTTCTACGCGCGGCGCGGCGACTTTCACCTGGTAACCACATCGCGAACGATCGCCGAGCAGTTCATCACCCTCAATGCCGACACCGACAGCTTGGGGGCGACGGCCGAGTTCCTGCAAGCCCGCATGCGTTTGCCGCTCAGCCGCGAAGACACGATTTTCTGCTACATGTCTTCGCAATTCTTCCAAGGGCTCTACAGCCCGCAGTATCGCGTTGAGCTGCGACGTCGTTTGCGGGCGACGACTGAGATCGAACTGCTGAAGCTGGCGCGAGCGGCGGCGATGAACGAAGGGCTGCCCGATTTGAAGGATGAAACGCTGATTGCGCACGGCTTTCTGCCGACCTCATACGGTCGCCGGCCTGATGGCAGTCACGTCGTCGAAATTGACGGAAAGCTGCAAGACTCGCTCCGCGGCGCCCCGGGCAATTTTTTGCCGATCGCCGACGTGGCGGTGACTAGCGTCAACTTGGAGGAGGCCCGCGATTTTGAACGGGTGCGGGAGTTCCACGTTTCGCACTGGAGCCAGATGGATCCGCTGATGGCGGGTATCTATCGCTTCAAGCTCGATGACAAGGGAACCGAACGATTGACGATCGACGCTCGGATGACGCCGTTCGTCGAAGAGAAATATGGAATGCTGACCGATCGACTTGGTCCGCCGGTCAAACGTCAAATCGTGCCGGCGCCGGGCGACGTTGCGATGATGCAGTTTGTGCTCAAAGGAGATTTTGACAATCAACTGTATCATTACGCCGTGGGCCTACAGGACGTTCCCTTTCCGGTCGACAGCTACGCCAGCGGCGGCTTGTTGAACACGTTACGGATGATGCAATCGACGCCTGGTTATTTGACGGCATGGCCCAAACCGGGCCTGATTGATCGTATTCCGGTGTTGGGCCGGTTGGCGACGCCCGATCAATATGGCTATTCGCAGTTTCCGTTCGGCTTGTGGCGCCGCGAGTACAACGGCTTCTCCACGCTTTCGTTTCATCGAGAAATCTTGCAGTACGTCACGCCTCAATTGGCGCTGGGCGAGGATGAGCATTCAGCCCAGGCTCGCATTCACATCGGCGACATTTCGGACGCCAACGTCACGCCGCTCGCCAATGCGATGGCGCAGTCATGGGCCAAACGCGGATCGCTCAGCAACGTGCGGTTCTTCGAGGAGATTTCGGCGCAGCTTGGCGTACCGGTCGACAAGTCGAAGGACTTCGCCGAGAACCTGCTGGCGGTGGAGTTCGTCTGCCCGCTGGATGGAAAGTACGAAACGGTGGGAGAAGGCGCCGGCGAGCGTTGGATTTCGACCGCGTGGGGTAACAAGAAGCTGGAGTTCGAGGCGAACTTCTTGAAGTGGTTCCGCGGATTAAACGCCCGCGTCAGCATGGGAGAAGGCCAAGTCGTCCTGAACGCCGAAATCGACATGTGGCGAGAGAAGCCGGAGCCGACCTTGAAACTTCCGACCTTCAATTTCTTCGGCGGCGGCGCCGCCAAACCAAAGGCCGAGAAGAAGCCGACCAAGGAAAAAGCGGAAGAGATCCCACCGCCGGTCACTCAGGGGCAAGAGTTTTAGCAAGCCTGTAGCGACTGTCTTGAACGTCAAGCGGTTGGGTGCAGCGAAACGCAACCCAACAATGCGGTCGGTACTAGCTGCCTGTTGAAAAATGCCATCGTGGCATTTTCCAACATCGCCAAGCTCAGAGCATAGCTCTTCGCGGCTCCCAAAATAACGACTAACGTCGTTATTTTGGGATCGCATCCGTGCGATCACGCAGTCCGTCGAGAAAATCAACGGACTGCTAGAGCGGTTTTCCTCCATCTGTAGCGTTCTGGCTGGTTGCGGCCGCGCTGGTCGGCGTCGACCTGCATCGACGAATCTTGAGGATTCGCCTGCTTCGGTCGCCTTGACCAGCCTGCCTCACTAACGCCAGAAACGCTACAGCTATCAGAAAAACGCTCTAGAAGGTGGGTTACGCAAGCGATGGGAGGCGAGCGAAACAGCTCTTGTGCGCTTGCTTCACTCACCCTACTTGCTCGCACTACGCGACCGCTAACCCTTCCCTTCCCCATCCTGCCTCACCGCTTCCCACATCTCGGCCAACTCGCGTCGGAACCCGCCAGAGAGGATCGGGAAACGGCACCAGGTCTTCGGGTCGAGATTCTCGTCATCGAGATGAAAGCTAGGGGCGTATCGTTCTCGCTTCCATTGATTCCGCGACCAGAGCTTGAAGAACCGTTCGATCCACGCGGCCAGTTGCTGGTCGTCGTATTGCGGGAATAGGGCCAGCATTTGGCGATACGATTCCAATGGCGATCGCTTATCGCGAATCGCAGCTCGCTCGATCGCGTCGAGCAGATCGTACGGCATCAAGTCAGCTTCGTCGGTTTGGCCCGACTCTTGCGGACGCAGCTCGGCTGTCGGCGCCTGTACGTTGATCGCGTTCAGCGCCGGCGTGGGGCCGAAGCCGCTGGGACCGGTCGTCTCCATCCAGCTAAGCCACTGGCGGAGAAACGCCTTGTCGATGCCGGCGATCGGGCAAAGGCCGCCGCTGGTATCGCCGTCCATGGTGGCGTAACCGACCGCCGCTTCCGAGCGATTGCTAGTCGACAACAGCAGCGAGCCCCGCAAATTGGCCAGCAGCCAAACGCTGGGGGCTCTGGTTCGGGCTTGGATGTTTTGCAGCGCGATATCGTCTTGTTCCCAGGTCAACGGACGTCCCAGGGCTTTGGCGCCAAGCTCGGTGTACAGCTCGACGATCTTGTCGACATGGAAATGGTGAAACTTAGCGTGGATCGCCTCGGCCACCTGGCGAGCCGCGCTCAGCGTCGTTTCGCCGCTGTTGCGAGTCGCCTGGTAGACGCAGTCGAGGATCGCAGCGATCAATTGTTCGACGGTGCTCGAGTTCTTGACTGCCGAAATATGGCTGAGCGAGTCCTTCAAGGCGCCAAAGCCTAGTTCTTCGGCCGCCATCCGCATCGCCAAGCTGCAAAGCAGCGCCGTCGCGGCCGAGTCGGCGCCGCCGCTAAGCGACACGACGAACCCGCCCGAGTGACTCTTCCGCAGATAGTCGTACAGCGCGAGCGAGACGGCCCGGGTAAACTCTTCCTGCTTTAAATCACGGCTCGTTTCCCACGGGGCTCGTTCATACCTTGCCGGCGATGGTTCGATATCAGGCAGGACGAACGGAACCTGAACGAGCGGTTGCTGCGAACCTTGGTAATCGGGACGATACGCGTCACTGCGAGCGCGATACATTCGCGTTAGATCGAGATCGATTACCGCGGTCGTCACCAGGTACGAGTGAAACGACAGCCGCGGTCCGACCGCCAGCATGCGTCCGCCGGTGGCGATCATCGCATCGCCGTCGTAGATCGCTCGGCCCGCTTCGTTGCCCAGCAGGTTGGCGTAGACGTAACTGGCGTGAAAGGCCCGCGAACCCTCTAGCACAAATCGCTGACGGATTTCATGTTTGCCGAAAGCGAAGTGACTGGCGCTCGGGTTCAAGATGATGTCGACGCCAATCCGGGCTTGCCGACTGCCGGGCCGATCGGCGACCCAGGCATCCTCACAGATTTCCAAGCCAATTAGCGCGTCGTCAATGCGAAAGACGAGATCCCCAAACGGATACTCTCGACCATCGATCTCGACCGAGGCCCGCAAGCCGACCGGCCAAGGCTTGAACCACCGGGGCTCGTAATGGATGCCGTCGCCGGCCAAGTTTTGTTTGGGCACGAAACCGACGATCTCGCCGTCAGACAGGATCGCCACGACGTTGAAAAGGACGCCGCGATAGGTCATCGGCAGTCCCAGCGTCACGAACATATCGCGCGTCTGCGGGGCGATCTCTTGCAATACCATCAAGGCGGTCCGCTGAACGTCGGCCGAGAGAAACGCGTCTTCGCAGCCGTACCCGGTAATGCAAAGCTCGGGCAGACATAGGATCGACGCCTCGCTTAGGTTCGCCTCTTCGATCGCGCCGAGAATGCGGTCCCGATTTCCTTGCCAATCGAGCGGCGTTTGATTGACGACCGCCGCGGCGACCTTAACCAGTTTCACCTGACGAACCCTCTAAGGTGTCGAAATAACACTATCTATAGCATACCTAGATGCCGCCGGCTGAAAAGAGGTTCGCCGCGGTCTCTCAATTCTACGCTAGCAGAAACAGGCTGCCGGCTGACTGGGGGGAGGACTGAGAATACGCCTGCTCGGCTTCTTTCAGAAAATAATTGATGACGGCCGACTTGGCGGCGGCTTCGGGTTGGCTGGGACTCGATAGAGCCGACCCTTCGCTGGACGGCGGATCAGCATTGACATCGACGCTGGAGAGGAGTTTCTCGCCATCCAGCTCCTCGGTCTCGTCGCTGTTGGTTTCCCGCTCTCGCAGCTCCTGCTGGGCCGATTGCATCAGCTGCGTTGCGGCGGCGGCGACCGCTTTGTCTTGGGACGAAGGTTCGGCCGGCGCCAACGCGGCGGCCCGGATGATACGGGCCTTGGCGATCGTCGCTTCGGGATCCCCTTCGATCGGGGAGGTGTCGATCTGAACCTCGCCCCCAATCGCGTATTGCTGGCCGTCAGGGCCGTTTTGATAGGTGTAGGTGGGGCCGCCCAGGGCGAATCCGCCGGCAGCGGCCAAGTGCGCTTGTTCGTGCTGGCGAACCTCCCGATCGCGTGATTTCAGCTCTTGGACCTGCTGGGTCTCTTCTGGCGAAAGCTCGGTCAGGCCTGAACTGCCCGAAGTCTCTTCGGCAGCGGCGGCCTCCGCCTCGGGAGAGAGAGTCAGCTCGTCTTCTGGCTGCGACGGCTTGCTGGTGGGCGCCGGCTTGGACGGGGCCGAAGTTCCGCCACTGCGCAGCGCCGGACCAACTGAGTTGATCGACGAGAGTAGTAGCGGTTGAATGTGCATGGCTCCAGGCGCTTTTGCGGAAAATGGATAGATCCACTTTCTTTGTCGGCGCCCAGGCGAGGGGACTTTGCCAGTTTTCCGGATTTAACGGTTAATCAGGCGAAATCGGCCCGCAATTAACCATATCCCAGCTCGTGCAGATCATCTTCGTCCAGTCCGTGGTGATGTCCCAGTTCGTGCAGGATGGTGATCCGGATTTGGTTGCGCAACTCTTCGAGGTCGAATTTGCCGGCGACGTCGATCGTCTTGGCGATGACTCCTTCACGAAAGATCTGAACCGCGTCGGCTAGTCGGCCGCTGTCTTCCCCGGTTCGCTCGGTCAGGGCCACTCCGGTGTAGAGCCCGCACAACTCGTCACGGCGTTCGATCTGCAGTTGCTTCATCAAGCCAAGCGAGGGGAAATCTTCGACGTACAGCGGTACTTCCTTGAGAATCTCGTGCACCGCATCAGGAAATTGCGCCAAAACGGCTTCCAATTCGGTATCAAAGCGTTGTCGTTGTTCTGGTTTCATCGATGGCGATTCTCTCGGCGGGCCCAGCGTCCTATCGACAACCATAGGCAAAAAAAAGGGGGAAGCCAAGATTACGCCCTGTCCGGCGAAGAAGGGAATGGCGTCTGAGCCAGACAATATTCTTGAAAACCTCGCCGAGTCGAAGACAATAAGCGGCATGTTAGGACTTCAATTCACGATTCGCGGAATGCTGATTGTGACCGCCCTACTGGCGGTCATCTGCTGGACGCTGGCCTGCGCCGTGTGGGGACATACCTGGGCGGTCGCCGTGCTGTTGTCGCTTGTGGCGGCGACGATCTGGGTTCTGGGACAGATCATGTTGTTTGCGGTCGCCGCACTGGCCTCGACGATCTTTAACGTGACGCAGCGGAAGAAGCTGACTTCTCCTTTCGCCAATGAGACCCCCGCTCCGCAGATCTTGCCGACCGACCACCATGTCGCCGATTGACCGCCGCCCCCTCTTCTCAGGAAATAACCGCTGATGCATCGCTTCAAGCCGACATGGCGTGCGCTGGGAGGAGTCGCCCTCGTTTTCGCATTCACGCTAACGGCCTGGGGGCAAAATCGGGGCGTTATCTCCTTTCCTTCGCAGGGCAAAGGGGCCAAGCACGGGCTGACCATGACGATGGCGACCGACTGGGTGCAAAACAGCGGTTACCGGCCGATCTGGGTGACGGTCAACACCGCCAATGGTTTGCCGGCCAAGGCCGATCGCGTGCTGACCCTCGAGCTAAGCGGCTCGGACCAATGGTATTGGCGCAATCGCCAGGCGATCAGCGCCGTTGTCGAACTTCCGCAGGGAGCGACGTCGGCGACGACTGAAATTGCCGTCCCGGGTTCGGCGCTCTGGTACCAGTTGCAGGTAACGACCTACGAAGACGGGAGCGAGCTGAAAGAGCTGTCGACCAATGACGGCGGGGCGATGATTTCTGACGGACAGAACGACGTTAGCGAAGCGTTCCCCGCCATCTTGTTGATCGATGCTGACGCCCCGAACCGCAATCAGCGCACCTCGTGGTACAACGAGCAAATCAAGTTGATCCTTGACAAGGAGGGGACTTCGCCGATTCCTGATCTGCGCGTCCTGCTGAACGAAACCGGTCTATCGGCTCGCGGGTCGATCAACACGCTGGTCGGCGGCGGCCAATCAGGTCTGGTCGTGCTCAACACGCTCTGGTCGCTAGGACGAATTGAAATCTTAAATCCCAGCGAGGCGCCGACCCAATGGCTGAACCTGACCGCGGTCGATATCGTTTTCGTCACGCTGGCCGATCTGCAGGGGATGAGAATAAATCAGACGCCGCAGTTTGAGGCGCTGACGCAGTGGGTTCGCAGCGGCGGCAATCTCGTGGTGACCGAGTTAGGCGTCGGCGCGAAGTCGTACGCCGAAGATCAGGCGGCGCTCGCGAAACTGTTGGGGATGCCGCCGACCGATCGTGGCGACGTCTGGCGCGATCGGATTCCTTATGCCCGGCGATCAGGAATCGAACAGCTACGAACCCGCGGATATTACGGCAACAACTACATCGAGTCGTTTGTGGCGGAGGATGGTTCGTTTCGAACCGGCTATGACCCTCGTGGCTCGGTCCCCATCCCCGACTTCAAAATGCGGACCTGGCAGTTTGGCCTGGTCGTCACGGCCGAAGGAGATCCGTTCCCCGGCGATAAGCGGCAATGGAACGACCTGCTTGATCGCATGGGGAGCGATCGCTGGATGTGGTTCCAGCGGTATGGGCTGTCGCAACTGCGGTACAACGAACATTACTGGCGATTCATGATCCCCGGCGTCGGGCAGGCTCCGGTCACCTCGTTTCAGGTCTTAATCTCCCTGTTTGTGATCATCATCGGCCCGGTCAACTATTTCCTCCTGCGCAGTGCCGGACGATTGAACTGGATCATCGTTACCGTCCCTGCCGGCGCGGCGATTGTGACGTTGACGCTGATCGGTTTCGCTCTCTTCTCAGACGGTTTCGGCGTGAAGCTGCGAACGCGGGGAGTGACGCTACTCGATCAGCGCAGCGGTGAAGCGGTCGCCTGGTCGCGGCAAGCCTATTACGCCGGCCTGGCGCCTTCGTCTGGTTTTACCTTTCCGCGGGATACGGCCGTCCTGCCGATCAACCAGACGCCAGAAGATCGTGGGCAAGATCAACGTCTGGTGCTAAGCGATGAATCGCAACACTTCAAACGCGGATACTTCCGCTCGCGGGTAACGCATCAGATGCTGGTCGTCCGCCCGAGCAAGACCGAATTGAAACTGGCGATCACCGAAAAAGGCGAGACGCTGGAGGTCGAAAACTTGCTGGAGGTCGACGTCAAAGAGGTGGTGATCGGCGGCAAGGACCCAAGTAAGCTGTTTATCGCCAGCGATTTGAAGGCGGGGGAAAAGCGAACGCTCCACCCGGCGACTCCCAACGATGGGGCGAAGCTGCGAAATTTGTTGTCGGAGTATGACCTGGAGTTGCCAATCGGTTTTGATCAGTATGCGTTCAACGCCAGCCGAAATCGCAGCAATCTCTACTACTACCAACAACTGCCGGAAGACTCGATCGGCGTAGCGCATGGCGCCAGTCGGCTCGAACGAGAGATGAATGAATCGGTTCGCTCCAGCTTTCCGAACTCTCCTTACACGTACGAAGCTTTGGTCGAAAGATCGCCGCTGACGCCGGTCGGCGTGACGCGATTCAATTCTGAGAAGAGCGTCGAAGTCATTCGAGGAAATTGGTAGGCCCATGATCGCGACCACAAAACCGATGATCGAATTGCGGCGACTGCATCGCTTTTTCGGCGCTACAAAAGCGGTCAGCGACATCTCGTTTGAGGTTGCCGCGGGCCAGGTGTTCGGTTACATCGGACCCAATGGCGCCGGCAAGACGACCAGCATGCGGATCTTGGCGACGCTCGACCTGCCGACCGCCGGCGACGCGTTGATCGACGGGTTTTCAGTGATCAACGATCCTGACCGGGTACGGCGCCGGCTTGGCTTTATGCCCGACTATTTCGGCACTTACTCCAACGTCAACTGCTGGGAGTACCTCGATTTCTTCGCCCGGGCGTACGGCCTGCGAGGAAATGATCGCCGTAAGGCGCTCCACTACACGATGGACTTTACGGGGCTCGAAGTGTTAGCGAAAAAGCCGATCAACGGGCTCTCAAAAGGGATGAAACAGCGGCTTTGTCTCGGCCGGGCGATGATCCACGATCCGGCCGTGCTGATTTTGGACGAGCCGGCGGCCGGCCTTGACCCGCGAGCTCGGATTGAACTGCGCGAGATGATCACCCGTCTGGCGAGTGACGGAAAATCGATCCTGGTCAGTTCACACATCCTGACCGAACTCGCCGAAATGTGCGACATCGTCGGCATCATCGAGCAAGGCCAGTTGCTGGCGACCGGCAGCGTCGCCGAGATTCAACGCGGCCGCGTCGCCCATTCGACGGTTCGCGTCCGCTGCTTAGAAAATGTGGGCGAGTTGGCGAACTGGTTGTCGGGGCGCGACGACATCTCGAACGTGATTGTCGATGGCGAACTGGTGATGTTCTCACATACCGGCGACCGGGCGTCCGAAGCGGCGCTGCTGAAGCAAATGATTGAAGCGAACTACGTGATCGCCGAATTTGGCGCCAAGCATACGTCGCTGGAAGACGTCTTCTTGACGGTCACCCAAGGAAGAGTGCAATGACGACGGTGGATTCGGCGGCGAGTCTCGACGAGCAATCATCAGGGGGAGCGAGCGATAGTCGCTGGCGCCGTTTGGACGCGTGGGTTGAGTACGGCAGCGAGTTGATCAATCCAATTTTGGTCAAGGAGACTCGCCAAGCGCTCAAGAGTCGGCAGTTTGCGGTGACCTTTACGCTTGTCTTGGCGTGCGGTTGGGCCTGGTCGCTGTTGGGAGTGGCGCTGAACTCGCCGGCGATCTACTATTCGGCCAATGGACCGATCATGCTGGTCGGCTACGTCGACATTTTGCTCTTTCCGCTGATCGTCATTATCCCGTTCACCGCGTTTCGTTCGCTTGCCGGCGAGCGCGAAGACGGAACGTACGAACTGCTCTCGATTTCGACATTGCCGCCGACCCAGATCATCAGCGGCAAGTTGGGCAGCGCCGTCTTGCAGATGATCGTCTATCTGTCCGCCCTCGCGCCGTGCGTAGCGTTTACCTATCTGCTGCGCGGGATCGACATCATCACCATCTGCGTGGTGATGGTCGCTGCGACGTTCGCATCGGTGATGCTTTCGATGGCCGGGCTGCTGTTGGCGACGGTCACCAATTCCAAGTCTTGGCAGTCGGTGTTATCGGTCGCAGTGATCGTGTTGTTTTTGATCGCGTTTTTCTCGGCGATCGGACTGTCGGTGGGGGCAATTGTCGAGGAAACGTCGTGGCGGCAGTACGACGATCCCAATTTTTGGGTTGCGACGGTCTGCGGCATGACCTTCTATTTCAGCTACCTGGCGCTGCTCTACTTCGCCGCCGCTACGGCAATCTCGTTTGCCAGCGAAAACCGTTCGACGAAGTTGCGCGTCGTGATGCTGGTGCAGCATTTTCTCTTCTTCATCTGGTTTTGCTGGGCTTACCTCGAATCAGACTATGAGAACGCCTTGCTCAGCATGATGGTGACGATCATGGCGATTCATTGGGGCGTGCACGGCACGCTCATGGTGGGCGAAAGTCCAGCTCTGTCGCCGCGGGTGCGACGGTCGATTCCCAAGACGGTCGTTTCGCGGCTCTATTCCAACTGGTTTCTTCCAGGGCCGGCTCGCGGCTACTTGTTCGCCGTCAGCGGGATGCTCAGCGGCGCGGTATCGGCGATTGCCCTCGGTTGGCTTTCCTCAGAATTCGGGACGGCCACTTTTGTCGACTACCGCACGGTCGCCGTGTACTCTGCGGTCGCGGCGGCCTACGTGGTCCTCTACCTCGGAATAGGGCGTTTGTTGATGATGGGCGTCCGACGACTTGGATCGGGCGACATTTTCTTGTCGGCCATCATCCATTTGCTGCTGCTATTGTTTGGCGTGTTTTTTCCAATCATTATCCAGCTTTCTAGCTATTGGCTGCCCAGCGACGACTATAGTTTGGTGCAGATCAGCAATCCGTTCTGGACCTTGACGATGATCATGGATGACTCCTATGCGATCTTCAATTCTGAGTTGGGAATCGCCGTCGTGCTGTTGGTCGGTGGGGCTGCGATGATGTTCGTTCTGCAAGTGGTGATCTCGGCGCCCGACATTGTGCCCAGCGCCCAGGCGGCCCCCCGCCGCGTCGCGGAAGAGGACCGCCTGCTAGAACCGCAAATGCCGGTAGCCCCGGAGAGCCCTTGGGACGAAGAGTGACGATTGCTCCGGTTTCGCCGAGTGTAGGGCTGCGGTACTCCGCAAGGAATAGTCATTCCTGCGTACAACTCGCGTGGCGGACTCCGTTTTCGCCCTAGGCTTTCTCTGAGAATTCTTTCCCCGGAATGAGGACGGAGTGATGCAGAGCGGCGTCAACTTGTTGTTAGGATCGATGGCGAATTTCGATCAAGGAGTTTCGCCGATAATCGCTGTGGCGATGTTGTCGCTCGCCGTCGGCGTGTTGGTGGGATACCTGATCTCGGGGCCATGGCGAGGCAGACTTGCGCTGGTGCGTCCGGCGCCCAATGCGCAGGAGGCCCGCCGCTCTTCTCTGTACGAAAAACGGCAAAAAATCTTGCGGCGGTTGCAAGACGATCTCGATTTATTGCTGGAAAACCAGGTCGAGGTTTGCAATTTGATGTCGACGCTGGTCGTGCGAGTGCAGCCGGGCCGCAGCGTGGCCGAAATGCGGCGTTTGATGAGCACGCAGCATATGCGCCACCTGATTGTCGTTGACGAAACCGAACGCGCGGTCGGCGTCATCAGCGATCGTGATCTGCTGGCGGTCAAGGATGGAATCGCGGCGGATGTCATGCACAGTCCGGTGATGGCGATCTCGCCGCAGTCGATGTTGCTGCCGACCGTGTCGCATATGATCGAAAACAACATCTCCTGCTTGCCGGTTGTGGAAGAGGACTGCGTCGTCGGTATCGTGACCACGACCGACCTGTTGCTGACTCTGCAGAGCATTCTGCGCATCTTGCAGATGGAGCGAGTCTCTCGCAGCGGAGAAACGCCGCAGGAAGATATGGTCGACTGCATGATCTAGCAGTGCGTTGATCAACTTGTTTCGTTTGTCGGGATCTTCGTCGGCGAGAAACGCTCTGGTTTCGGCCACGGTCGGCAATGTGCCGATGGCGTCCAGATACGCACGGCGCAGGAACATCGCGTCGTCGACCGGCGGCGACGGAGGAAGGTTGAGGCTTTCCAGTTTCGCCAGGATCAAATCGTCGATGAAGTTGCGTTTTGGCGCCGCGGCGACCTCCCTGAACGCCGCCTCCGGCAAAATAGACGGTAAAGCACTGCGGCCAGTGATCGCGACCGCCGGCCGGATTGACGCGCGGCGTGCGACCGAACTCGGCCAGATTGCAAACCAGCGTATTCTCGAGCAAGCCGCGATCGATCAGATCGGTCAGCAGCGCCGCATAGGCCTGATCGTACATCGGCGCGACGATCTCTTTCTTGCCCTCGATCGAGGTGAACGGCTTCGAGCCATGGATGTCCCAGGTGATCTCGTTGAAGACGGTCAGGAAGGTGTTAACCGTGACGAAGCGGACGCCCGCTTCGATCAATCGCCGCGCGAGCAAACAGCTTTGCCCGAAGCGATTCATCCCGTAGCGCTCACGCACCCAGGGCGCCGACTTGCAAGAAATCGCGACGGATCATACCGTCGCAAGTGAACGTCTTGGCGCGAGAAGTAAGTTGAAACATGTCGCCGCGCTGGGAAGGAAGGATGCGACCAGAAGGAGGCTTCGTTCCCTCAAGCTATCGATCCCGCTGAGGGGCGTCAATCTTTTCTGCGCGAAAATCAGAGAAGTTGTCGGCTATTTTATAAAATCGAGGCACTTCCCTGGCGGACGTAACCTCTATCGAGATTCAGAGTTGCGCAGCGCCGCCATTCTCGCCAAGGGAGATTCGCGCGGGGCCGCGACGACTAGCTCCTGCTTGCGGAGGAAGTAAGGGACCGACTCCACCACCGGCAGCCGCTCACGGGTCTCGGTCGATAGCTGATCGTACTGAACGCGGGTAGTGACGATTAGCGGCGCGCCGCCGGCGATCGACTCCTTCAGCAGCTGTTCGTCGCCGTTGATTTTCTGAATCGGGCGACCGCCATAAAAGATCCAACTTGGTTCCAGCGCGTTGTAGGCGAATAGCTCGTCGTCGCCGCTGTCGCGCAGGATCGCAATGATCGCCTCGTTTCGCTGATGTTGATCGACTCGCTGAGCGGCGAATGCGAAGATCAGCAGGACGAAGGCGAGGCTCGCCCCGCCGTAGACCCCCAGCCCAACGCCTGGCTGATTGCGACGCGAGAAGTAGATCGCCGCGACTCCGCCCACCAG
The genomic region above belongs to Blastopirellula retiformator and contains:
- the nadE gene encoding NAD(+) synthase, with product MKLVKVAAAVVNQTPLDWQGNRDRILGAIEEANLSEASILCLPELCITGYGCEDAFLSADVQRTALMVLQEIAPQTRDMFVTLGLPMTYRGVLFNVVAILSDGEIVGFVPKQNLAGDGIHYEPRWFKPWPVGLRASVEIDGREYPFGDLVFRIDDALIGLEICEDAWVADRPGSRQARIGVDIILNPSASHFAFGKHEIRQRFVLEGSRAFHASYVYANLLGNEAGRAIYDGDAMIATGGRMLAVGPRLSFHSYLVTTAVIDLDLTRMYRARSDAYRPDYQGSQQPLVQVPFVLPDIEPSPARYERAPWETSRDLKQEEFTRAVSLALYDYLRKSHSGGFVVSLSGGADSAATALLCSLAMRMAAEELGFGALKDSLSHISAVKNSSTVEQLIAAILDCVYQATRNSGETTLSAARQVAEAIHAKFHHFHVDKIVELYTELGAKALGRPLTWEQDDIALQNIQARTRAPSVWLLANLRGSLLLSTSNRSEAAVGYATMDGDTSGGLCPIAGIDKAFLRQWLSWMETTGPSGFGPTPALNAINVQAPTAELRPQESGQTDEADLMPYDLLDAIERAAIRDKRSPLESYRQMLALFPQYDDQQLAAWIERFFKLWSRNQWKRERYAPSFHLDDENLDPKTWCRFPILSGGFRRELAEMWEAVRQDGEGKG
- a CDS encoding putative metalloprotease CJM1_0395 family protein translates to MHIQPLLLSSINSVGPALRSGGTSAPSKPAPTSKPSQPEDELTLSPEAEAAAAEETSGSSGLTELSPEETQQVQELKSRDREVRQHEQAHLAAAGGFALGGPTYTYQNGPDGQQYAIGGEVQIDTSPIEGDPEATIAKARIIRAAALAPAEPSSQDKAVAAAATQLMQSAQQELRERETNSDETEELDGEKLLSSVDVNADPPSSEGSALSSPSQPEAAAKSAVINYFLKEAEQAYSQSSPQSAGSLFLLA
- a CDS encoding metallopeptidase family protein — translated: MKPEQRQRFDTELEAVLAQFPDAVHEILKEVPLYVEDFPSLGLMKQLQIERRDELCGLYTGVALTERTGEDSGRLADAVQIFREGVIAKTIDVAGKFDLEELRNQIRITILHELGHHHGLDEDDLHELGYG
- a CDS encoding ABC transporter ATP-binding protein is translated as MIATTKPMIELRRLHRFFGATKAVSDISFEVAAGQVFGYIGPNGAGKTTSMRILATLDLPTAGDALIDGFSVINDPDRVRRRLGFMPDYFGTYSNVNCWEYLDFFARAYGLRGNDRRKALHYTMDFTGLEVLAKKPINGLSKGMKQRLCLGRAMIHDPAVLILDEPAAGLDPRARIELREMITRLASDGKSILVSSHILTELAEMCDIVGIIEQGQLLATGSVAEIQRGRVAHSTVRVRCLENVGELANWLSGRDDISNVIVDGELVMFSHTGDRASEAALLKQMIEANYVIAEFGAKHTSLEDVFLTVTQGRVQ
- a CDS encoding ABC transporter permease, which translates into the protein MTTVDSAASLDEQSSGGASDSRWRRLDAWVEYGSELINPILVKETRQALKSRQFAVTFTLVLACGWAWSLLGVALNSPAIYYSANGPIMLVGYVDILLFPLIVIIPFTAFRSLAGEREDGTYELLSISTLPPTQIISGKLGSAVLQMIVYLSALAPCVAFTYLLRGIDIITICVVMVAATFASVMLSMAGLLLATVTNSKSWQSVLSVAVIVLFLIAFFSAIGLSVGAIVEETSWRQYDDPNFWVATVCGMTFYFSYLALLYFAAATAISFASENRSTKLRVVMLVQHFLFFIWFCWAYLESDYENALLSMMVTIMAIHWGVHGTLMVGESPALSPRVRRSIPKTVVSRLYSNWFLPGPARGYLFAVSGMLSGAVSAIALGWLSSEFGTATFVDYRTVAVYSAVAAAYVVLYLGIGRLLMMGVRRLGSGDIFLSAIIHLLLLLFGVFFPIIIQLSSYWLPSDDYSLVQISNPFWTLTMIMDDSYAIFNSELGIAVVLLVGGAAMMFVLQVVISAPDIVPSAQAAPRRVAEEDRLLEPQMPVAPESPWDEE
- a CDS encoding CBS domain-containing protein, which gives rise to MANFDQGVSPIIAVAMLSLAVGVLVGYLISGPWRGRLALVRPAPNAQEARRSSLYEKRQKILRRLQDDLDLLLENQVEVCNLMSTLVVRVQPGRSVAEMRRLMSTQHMRHLIVVDETERAVGVISDRDLLAVKDGIAADVMHSPVMAISPQSMLLPTVSHMIENNISCLPVVEEDCVVGIVTTTDLLLTLQSILRILQMERVSRSGETPQEDMVDCMI